A region from the Benincasa hispida cultivar B227 chromosome 12, ASM972705v1, whole genome shotgun sequence genome encodes:
- the LOC120067585 gene encoding uncharacterized protein LOC120067585 has product MDLPFCASTGSMDDVLEFDFAKFVSIESQDFINIITGFSNFDNVLVTISSSQVKFSYGRTTIILTQEENHCIFGGIEGSNKLIFAITLQPTELFYKFVGRSKRVWLFKSNNSLKGVIAAPLGLYARYLAYFRPRK; this is encoded by the exons ATGGATCTACCATTTTGTGCTTCGACTGGTAGTATGGACGATGTTCTCGAATTTGATTTTGCAAAATTTGTCTCCATTGAATCACAAGACTTCATAAACATTATCACAGGGTTTAGTAATTTTGATAATg TTCTTGTCACTATATCAAGTTCACAAGTTAAGTTCTCTTATGGAAGAACAACAATTATTCTAACTCAAGAG GAAAACCACTGTATTTTTGGAGGTATCGAAGGAAgtaataaacttatttttgcAATCACTCTCCAACCAACGgaattattttacaaatttgtagGACGATCTAAAAGGGTTTGgttattcaaatcaaataattCCCTTAAAGGTGTAATCGCTGCCCCTTTAGGATTGTATGCTCGATATTTGGCCTATTTTCGTCCAAGGAAATGA